Proteins from one Listeria innocua genomic window:
- the purQ gene encoding phosphoribosylformylglycinamidine synthase subunit PurQ: MKFAVIQFPGSNCDLDMLHAIRDSLGEEAEYVWHAETSLAGFDAVLLPGGFSYGDYLRTGAIAKFSSIMPEVLRFAEMGKPVLGVCNGFQILTEIGLLPGALIRNNNLHFICKTVPLRVANADTMFTGLYEEGEIIQVPVAHGEGNYYCDDETLLKLKDNNQIVFTYDSVNPNGSRADIAGIVNERGNVLGMMPHPERAVEDIIGGTDGLRLFESVVKAWKEEQVNA, from the coding sequence ATGAAATTTGCTGTCATTCAGTTCCCAGGTTCAAATTGTGACCTTGATATGCTACATGCGATTCGCGATTCTCTTGGTGAGGAGGCGGAATATGTTTGGCATGCGGAAACAAGTCTTGCAGGTTTTGATGCGGTATTACTTCCAGGTGGATTTTCTTATGGAGATTACTTGCGAACTGGTGCGATTGCGAAATTTTCAAGTATTATGCCAGAAGTTTTACGCTTTGCTGAAATGGGAAAACCAGTGCTTGGTGTGTGTAACGGATTTCAAATTTTAACAGAAATTGGTTTACTACCAGGAGCTTTAATTAGAAACAATAATTTACATTTTATTTGTAAGACGGTGCCGCTTCGTGTGGCGAATGCCGATACAATGTTTACTGGACTTTATGAAGAAGGCGAAATTATTCAAGTTCCAGTTGCTCACGGGGAAGGTAATTATTACTGTGATGATGAAACACTTTTAAAATTAAAAGACAATAATCAAATTGTGTTTACATATGATAGCGTGAACCCAAATGGAAGTCGTGCAGATATTGCTGGTATCGTTAATGAACGCGGGAATGTGCTTGGAATGATGCCACATCCAGAACGCGCGGTGGAAGATATTATTGGCGGCACTGATGGTTTAAGACTTTTCGAGTCCGTTGTAAAAGCTTGGAAGGAGGAACAAGTAAATGCCTAA
- the purE gene encoding 5-(carboxyamino)imidazole ribonucleotide mutase: MPAEIGVIMGSTSDWDTMKKACDVLDELEIAYEKKVVSAHRTPDLMFQYAEQARERGLKIIIAGAGGAAHLPGMVAAKTTLPVIGVPIKSKALSGMDSLLSIVQMPGGVPVATVAIGESGAVNAGLLAAQILSITNDAITNRLQKRRATLEETVLESSDSLG; this comes from the coding sequence ATGCCTGCGGAAATTGGTGTCATTATGGGGAGTACCTCAGATTGGGATACAATGAAAAAAGCATGTGATGTATTGGATGAACTTGAAATTGCTTATGAAAAAAAAGTCGTTTCTGCTCATCGTACACCAGATTTAATGTTTCAATATGCAGAACAAGCGCGGGAACGTGGTTTGAAAATTATTATTGCGGGCGCTGGAGGAGCGGCGCATTTGCCAGGTATGGTTGCTGCTAAAACAACTTTGCCTGTTATTGGTGTGCCAATTAAGTCAAAAGCGTTAAGCGGAATGGATTCTCTACTGTCCATTGTACAAATGCCTGGTGGTGTTCCTGTTGCTACTGTTGCAATCGGTGAAAGTGGAGCAGTCAATGCGGGTCTTTTAGCGGCGCAAATTTTATCTATTACAAACGATGCAATTACTAACAGATTACAAAAAAGACGTGCTACACTAGAAGAAACAGTTCTAGAAAGTAGTGATTCTCTTGGATAA
- the purB gene encoding adenylosuccinate lyase yields the protein MLERYTRKEMGNIWTEQNRYQAWLEVEILACEAWAELGDIPKEDVKKIRANAKFDVDRIHEIELETRHDVVAFTRSVSESLGEERKWVHYGLTSTDVVDTANSYLLKQANEILRKDLENFIAIIGEKAKEHKYTVTMGRTHGVHAEPTTFGLKLALWYEEMKRNLERFNFAADGVEFGKISGAVGTYANIDPFVEAYVCEKLGTTPAPISTQTLQRDRHAEYLATLALIATSVEKFAVEVRALQKSEVREVEEFFAKGQKGSSAMPHKRNPIGSENVTGLARVIRGHMVTAYENVPLWHERDISHSSAERIILPDSTILLDYILNRFGNIVKNLTVFPENMKRNMDRTLGLIYSQRVLLALIDKGLARERAYDVVQPRAMEAWEKQVPFRELVEQDATITENLSAEEIADCFDYNYHLKNVDLIFDRLGL from the coding sequence ATGTTAGAACGTTATACTCGTAAAGAAATGGGCAATATTTGGACAGAACAAAATCGTTATCAAGCTTGGTTAGAAGTAGAAATTTTGGCTTGTGAAGCGTGGGCAGAGCTTGGTGATATTCCAAAAGAAGATGTAAAGAAAATTCGCGCGAATGCTAAGTTTGATGTCGACCGTATTCATGAAATCGAATTAGAAACTAGACATGATGTAGTAGCATTTACTCGTTCGGTATCTGAGTCTCTTGGTGAGGAACGTAAATGGGTGCATTATGGCTTAACTTCAACAGATGTAGTAGATACAGCGAATTCTTACTTACTAAAACAAGCAAATGAAATTTTAAGAAAAGACTTGGAGAATTTCATTGCGATTATTGGCGAAAAAGCGAAAGAACATAAATATACAGTAACGATGGGTCGTACGCACGGTGTTCACGCGGAGCCAACAACTTTTGGTTTAAAACTTGCTCTATGGTACGAGGAAATGAAACGTAATTTAGAACGTTTTAACTTTGCTGCTGATGGTGTAGAGTTCGGAAAAATTTCTGGAGCTGTTGGGACTTATGCTAACATTGATCCTTTTGTGGAAGCATATGTTTGTGAAAAATTAGGAACTACTCCAGCGCCGATTTCAACGCAAACATTGCAACGTGATCGTCACGCAGAATATCTTGCAACGCTTGCTTTAATTGCCACTTCTGTCGAAAAATTTGCTGTTGAAGTACGTGCACTACAAAAAAGTGAAGTACGCGAAGTAGAAGAATTCTTTGCAAAAGGGCAAAAAGGTTCATCCGCAATGCCGCATAAACGTAATCCAATTGGTTCTGAAAATGTAACAGGGTTAGCTCGCGTTATTCGTGGACATATGGTTACTGCTTATGAAAATGTACCACTTTGGCATGAACGTGATATTTCTCATAGTTCAGCGGAACGAATTATTTTACCAGATTCTACTATTTTATTAGATTATATTTTAAATCGTTTTGGTAATATTGTGAAAAACTTGACGGTATTCCCAGAAAATATGAAACGTAATATGGATAGAACTCTAGGATTAATTTATTCGCAACGTGTTCTACTTGCGCTGATTGATAAAGGCTTAGCTCGAGAAAGAGCTTATGATGTCGTACAACCAAGAGCAATGGAAGCTTGGGAAAAACAAGTACCATTCCGTGAATTAGTAGAACAAGATGCAACCATTACTGAAAATCTATCTGCAGAAGAAATTGCAGACTGCTTTGATTACAACTATCACCTGAAGAATGTCGACTTAATTTTTGATCGCTTAGGATTATAA
- the purK gene encoding 5-(carboxyamino)imidazole ribonucleotide synthase, translating into MDKKFLLTNSTIGIIGGGQLGRMLAIAAKAMGYRIIVLDPTADCPAAQVSDEQIVADYDDKVALRELSEKADVVTYEFENIDYDALKMTQNLVSVPQGSELLSITQDRILEKAYLESANINIAPYAVIVDKEEIESEIRSIGYPAVLKTAQGGYDGKGQVVIHSASDIEDAAQLLRYGSCVLEAWIPFEKEISVIVARNLNGQVETFPVAENVHVNNILHTTIAPAKVAADVYEEAEEIAKKLADVLQLCGVLAVEMFVTSSGAIYVNELAPRPHNSGHFTIEACSISQFTQHIRAIVGLPLVKPELLKPALMVNILGQHVDAVNEQMIDYPHWFVHYYGKKEAKINRKMGHITILTDEPKAVLSDIEETQIWK; encoded by the coding sequence TTGGATAAAAAATTTTTACTGACAAATAGTACAATTGGTATCATCGGTGGTGGACAATTAGGACGTATGCTAGCAATAGCTGCAAAAGCAATGGGTTACCGAATTATTGTTTTAGATCCTACAGCAGATTGTCCAGCTGCTCAAGTAAGCGATGAACAAATCGTAGCTGATTATGATGACAAAGTAGCTTTACGTGAACTTTCGGAAAAAGCAGATGTTGTGACATATGAATTTGAAAACATTGACTACGATGCGCTTAAAATGACACAAAACTTAGTATCTGTTCCGCAAGGATCGGAATTACTTTCGATTACGCAAGACAGAATTTTAGAAAAGGCGTATTTAGAATCTGCTAACATTAATATTGCCCCATATGCTGTAATTGTTGATAAAGAAGAAATCGAAAGTGAGATAAGAAGTATTGGTTATCCGGCTGTCTTAAAAACAGCGCAAGGCGGATATGATGGAAAGGGACAAGTTGTTATTCACAGTGCAAGTGATATTGAGGATGCCGCACAATTGTTGCGTTACGGTTCTTGTGTGTTAGAAGCTTGGATTCCTTTTGAAAAAGAGATTTCTGTCATTGTTGCTCGTAACTTAAATGGACAAGTGGAAACATTCCCCGTAGCTGAAAATGTTCATGTAAACAATATTTTGCATACGACTATTGCGCCGGCCAAAGTGGCAGCGGATGTCTATGAAGAAGCGGAAGAAATTGCCAAAAAATTAGCCGATGTACTTCAATTATGTGGTGTTTTGGCTGTAGAAATGTTTGTGACTAGTTCTGGGGCGATTTATGTAAATGAACTTGCTCCAAGACCTCATAATTCAGGACATTTTACGATTGAGGCTTGTTCGATTTCTCAGTTCACACAGCATATTCGTGCGATAGTTGGCTTGCCGCTAGTAAAACCTGAGCTATTGAAACCAGCATTAATGGTCAATATTTTAGGACAACATGTGGATGCAGTGAATGAACAAATGATAGATTACCCACATTGGTTTGTACATTATTATGGTAAAAAAGAAGCTAAAATCAATCGCAAAATGGGTCATATAACTATCTTGACTGATGAACCAAAAGCGGTATTGAGTGATATAGAAGAAACGCAAATTTGGAAGTAA
- the purS gene encoding phosphoribosylformylglycinamidine synthase subunit PurS → MYNVKVYVTLKKSVLDPQGVAVKDAAKSMGYEEVEDVRIGKFMELKVAKSDRDIHEVLNEMCDKLLTNPVMEDYRYEIEEA, encoded by the coding sequence ATGTATAATGTCAAAGTTTATGTCACTTTAAAGAAAAGCGTATTAGATCCACAAGGGGTTGCAGTAAAAGACGCAGCGAAAAGCATGGGTTACGAAGAAGTAGAAGATGTCCGTATTGGTAAATTTATGGAACTTAAAGTAGCGAAGTCAGATAGAGATATTCATGAAGTGTTGAATGAAATGTGCGACAAACTGTTAACAAATCCGGTGATGGAAGATTACCGATATGAAATTGAGGAGGCTTAA
- the purC gene encoding phosphoribosylaminoimidazolesuccinocarboxamide synthase translates to MTNELLYEGKAKRLFKTDEAGVLRVAYKDDATALNGVRKESFAGKGELNNQITSLIFSYLAKEGISSHFIRAISETEQLVKEVSIIPLEVVVRNVMAGSLAKRLGKEEGEEIPNAIVEFYYKDDALDDPFINDDHVLYLDIATTNEMDTIRQVARSINKVLQELFNQMNITLIDFKLEFGRDAAGNILLADEISPDTCRLWDKETNQKLDKDVFRRNIGNLTDVYTEVLNRLKQVQN, encoded by the coding sequence GTGACTAATGAACTGTTGTATGAAGGAAAAGCAAAACGACTTTTTAAAACAGATGAGGCTGGGGTCTTGCGTGTTGCATATAAGGATGATGCGACTGCTCTAAATGGTGTTCGAAAAGAATCTTTTGCTGGTAAAGGCGAACTTAATAATCAGATTACATCACTTATTTTTTCTTATTTAGCAAAAGAAGGGATTTCGAGTCACTTTATTCGGGCGATTTCAGAAACGGAACAACTTGTTAAAGAAGTTTCGATTATTCCACTTGAAGTTGTTGTTCGTAATGTGATGGCTGGTAGTCTTGCGAAACGTCTTGGTAAAGAAGAAGGCGAGGAAATTCCAAATGCGATTGTGGAATTTTATTATAAAGATGATGCCTTAGATGATCCGTTTATTAATGATGATCATGTGCTTTATTTAGACATTGCGACAACAAATGAAATGGACACGATTCGTCAGGTTGCTCGTTCGATTAATAAGGTGTTACAAGAATTATTCAATCAAATGAATATTACTCTCATTGATTTTAAATTAGAATTTGGTCGTGATGCAGCGGGAAATATTTTGCTGGCGGATGAAATTTCACCAGATACATGCAGACTATGGGATAAGGAAACAAATCAAAAGCTCGATAAGGATGTCTTTCGTCGGAATATTGGCAATTTAACAGATGTGTATACAGAAGTATTGAATAGATTAAAGCAAGTTCAAAACTAG